Proteins encoded in a region of the Perognathus longimembris pacificus isolate PPM17 chromosome 11, ASM2315922v1, whole genome shotgun sequence genome:
- the Vash2 gene encoding tubulinyl-Tyr carboxypeptidase 2 isoform X3 yields MTIPDWLQAIQNYMKTLQYNHTGTQFFEIRKMRPLSGLMETAKEMTRESLPIKCLEAVILGIYLTNGQPSIERFPISFKTYFSGNYFHHVVLGIYCNGHYGSLGMSRRAELMDKPLTFRTLSDLVFDFEDSYKKYLHTVKKVKIGLYVPHEPHSFQPIEWKQLVLNVSKMLRADIKKELEKYARDMRMKILKPASAHSPTQVRSRGKSLSPRRRQASPSRRLGRRDKSPALPEKKMADLSTLNEVGYQIRI; encoded by the exons ATGACCATCCCAGATTGGCTCCAGGCGATCCAGAATTACATGAAGACGCTACA ATACAATCATACAGGGACCCAGTTCTTTGAAATTAGGAAAATGAGACCGCTGAGTGG GTTAATGGAAACAGCGAAAGAAATGACCCGTGAATCATTGCCTATCAAATGCCTTGAGGCTGTCATCCTGGGCAT ATACTTAACCAATGGACAGCCTTCCATTGAGCGATTCCCCATCAGCTTTAAAACCTACTTCTCAGGAAACTACTTTCACCATGTTGTGCTGGGAATTTATTGTAATGGCCACTATGGCTCACTGGGCATGAGCCGAAGGGCTGAGCTGATGGACAAGCCATTGACCTTTCGGACTCTGAGTGACCTTGTCTTTGACTTTGAAGACTCCTACAAGAAATACCTGCACACAGTCAAGAAGGTCAAGATTGGGCTTTATGTCCCCCATGAGCCTCATAGCTTCCAGCCTATTGAGTGGAAGCAGCTTGTCCTCAATGTCTCAAAGATGTTGAGAGCTGACATCAAGAAGGAGTTGGAGAAATATGCCAGGGATATGAGAATGAAG ATCTTGAAACCTGCAAGTGCCCACTCACCGACCCAAGTGAGAAGCCGAGGAAAATCCCTTTCCCCTCGGAGGAGACAAGCAAGCCCCTCAAGAAGGCTTGGCAGACGAGACAAGTC